The following are encoded together in the Streptomyces sp. NBC_01465 genome:
- a CDS encoding ATP-binding protein, with amino-acid sequence MSIWWSLHLRREAASVPLARRLLLGTMETAGVDPDISFDLSIALSEACANAVEHGGYGEDAGASSAAYRVTAYLDGERCRIEVTDSGPGFPVRRRRRAAAVATMETANEHELENGRGLGLIEELCDHADFRNRPGRGAMVRFSKVLKWREDALLNAA; translated from the coding sequence ATGAGCATCTGGTGGTCACTCCACTTGCGGCGCGAAGCCGCGAGCGTTCCGCTCGCCCGTCGCCTTCTGCTCGGCACCATGGAGACCGCGGGGGTCGACCCCGACATCTCCTTCGACCTGTCGATCGCGCTCAGCGAAGCCTGTGCGAACGCGGTGGAACACGGCGGGTACGGAGAGGATGCGGGGGCTTCCTCGGCGGCGTACCGCGTGACCGCGTATCTGGACGGCGAACGGTGCCGCATCGAGGTCACGGACTCGGGGCCGGGCTTTCCCGTACGACGCAGGCGTCGTGCCGCAGCAGTCGCAACAATGGAAACAGCGAACGAGCACGAGCTCGAGAACGGCAGAGGGCTCGGCCTGATCGAGGAGCTCTGCGACCACGCGGACTTCCGCAACAGGCCGGGGCGGGGCGCGATGGTGCGCTTCTCCAAGGTCCTGAAATGGCGCGAGGACGCGCTGCTCAACGCCGCCTGA
- a CDS encoding aminopeptidase P family protein, producing the protein MSEELIVEETEEEPIKQRKNGLYGGVSDELAENMKSGWADTELHGLEPIAQAPYAAARRAALSARFPGERLVIAAGNLKTRSNDTEYSFRASTEYAYLTGDQTEDSVLVLEPTKDGHEATLYRLPRSDRENGEFWLDGQGELWVGRRNSLTEAEQLLGLPAKDVRELAAALTEATGPVRNVRGHDAGIESALTDKVTAERDEELRVYLSEARAVKDAFEIGELQKAVDSTVRGFEDVVKVLDKAEATSERYIEGTFFLRARVEGNDIGYGSICAAGPHATTLHWVRNDGDVRSGDLLLLDAGVETHTLYTADVTRTLPINGTYSELQKKIYDAVYEAQEAGIAAVKPGAAYRDFHDASQRVLAEKLVEWGLLEGPVERALELGLQRRWTLHGTGHMLGLDVHDCAAARTEAYVNGTLEPGMCLTVEPGLYFQADDLTVPAEYRGIGVRIEDDILVTEDGNTNLSAGLPRRSDEVEAWMAQLKG; encoded by the coding sequence GTGTCCGAAGAGCTCATTGTCGAAGAGACCGAAGAAGAGCCGATCAAGCAGCGGAAGAACGGCCTCTACGGCGGTGTCTCCGACGAGCTCGCCGAGAACATGAAGTCCGGCTGGGCCGACACCGAGCTGCACGGCCTGGAGCCGATCGCCCAGGCCCCGTACGCCGCCGCTCGCCGCGCCGCGCTCTCCGCGCGCTTCCCGGGCGAGCGCCTGGTGATCGCCGCCGGGAACCTGAAGACCCGCTCGAACGACACCGAGTACAGCTTCCGCGCCTCGACCGAGTACGCGTACCTGACCGGCGACCAGACCGAGGACAGCGTCCTCGTCCTGGAGCCCACCAAGGACGGCCACGAGGCGACGCTCTACCGGCTGCCGCGCTCCGACCGCGAGAACGGCGAGTTCTGGCTCGACGGCCAGGGCGAGCTCTGGGTCGGCCGCCGCAACTCCCTCACCGAGGCGGAGCAGCTGCTCGGCCTTCCGGCGAAGGACGTCCGCGAGCTGGCCGCCGCGCTCACCGAGGCCACGGGTCCGGTCCGTAACGTACGGGGCCACGACGCGGGCATCGAGTCCGCGCTCACCGACAAGGTGACCGCCGAGCGCGACGAGGAGCTGCGCGTCTACCTCTCCGAGGCGCGTGCGGTGAAGGACGCGTTCGAGATCGGCGAGCTGCAGAAGGCCGTCGACTCCACGGTCCGCGGCTTCGAGGACGTCGTGAAGGTCCTCGACAAGGCCGAGGCGACGAGCGAGCGCTACATCGAGGGCACCTTCTTCCTGCGCGCCCGCGTCGAGGGCAACGACATCGGCTACGGCTCGATCTGCGCGGCGGGCCCGCACGCCACGACCCTGCACTGGGTGCGCAACGACGGCGACGTCCGCTCCGGCGACCTGCTGCTGCTCGACGCCGGCGTGGAGACCCACACCCTCTACACCGCGGACGTCACGCGCACGCTGCCCATCAACGGCACGTACAGCGAGCTGCAGAAGAAGATCTACGACGCCGTGTACGAGGCCCAGGAAGCCGGCATCGCGGCGGTCAAGCCGGGTGCCGCGTACCGCGACTTCCACGACGCCTCGCAGCGCGTGCTCGCCGAGAAGCTCGTTGAGTGGGGCCTCCTGGAGGGTCCCGTGGAGCGCGCCCTGGAGCTCGGTCTGCAGCGCCGCTGGACCCTGCACGGCACCGGCCACATGCTCGGCCTGGACGTCCACGACTGCGCCGCCGCGCGCACCGAGGCGTACGTCAACGGGACGCTCGAGCCGGGGATGTGCCTCACCGTCGAGCCCGGCCTCTACTTCCAGGCCGACGACCTGACCGTGCCCGCGGAGTACCGCGGCATCGGCGTGCGGATCGAGGACGACATCCTCGTCACCGAGGACGGCAACACGAACCTGTCGGCGGGGCTGCCGCGCCGTTCCGACGAGGTCGAGGCGTGGATGGCGCAGCTCAAGGGCTGA
- a CDS encoding PP2C family protein-serine/threonine phosphatase, with product MLDIPSLLRVHVDPLIAAQNDMGVCDAIEQNAPVEYLVGMSTPQLPKVAGNDPSIPSPAHTAATAAPGALIQDRLAGWVSDLTTLHELTERLVRTGTLQDALQELLRAGAALVGARRGLVVLEPADGLGPTDTVGLGLAHADLGHIETVPRSATSYGRILEGLPDAVAVPDLLGDEELDPRHREVAARLGYAASYALPLTGEGSGRVGAAVWLYDEPAEPTERQRHLVGLYARYAGEHLTRLLELERARIRTATVAEELLPSRLPRVAGVQLAARHRTGPRGGGDWYDALPLPEGALGLAVGSVTGSGPSALAAMGRLRASLRAYAVMEGEDPVAVLSDLELLLRLTEPARAATALFAYCEPGQRKIVLAGAGHTPPLVIGARRCEFIETSLSAPLGMLACWEAPSVEFSPAPGETVLLCTDGLLHRTGEPMDRAYARLHAAAASVPPGLLDDPGAIADHVLHTVLPDGLDAVDSAEDVVILAARFV from the coding sequence ATACTGGACATTCCCTCACTTCTGCGTGTACATGTGGATCCATTGATAGCTGCGCAGAATGACATGGGGGTTTGCGATGCTATTGAGCAAAACGCACCAGTCGAATACCTGGTCGGCATGAGCACCCCGCAGCTGCCGAAAGTGGCTGGAAACGACCCGTCCATTCCTTCTCCCGCGCACACTGCGGCAACAGCCGCACCGGGCGCACTGATCCAGGACCGGCTCGCGGGCTGGGTCTCGGATCTCACCACCCTGCACGAACTCACCGAGCGTCTCGTCCGCACCGGCACCCTCCAGGACGCGCTCCAGGAGCTGCTGCGGGCGGGTGCCGCGCTGGTCGGCGCCCGTCGCGGTCTGGTCGTACTGGAGCCGGCCGACGGTCTCGGTCCGACCGACACCGTCGGTCTCGGGCTCGCCCACGCGGATCTCGGCCACATCGAGACGGTGCCGCGCAGCGCCACCTCGTACGGCCGGATCCTGGAGGGTCTGCCCGACGCCGTCGCCGTGCCCGATCTGCTGGGCGACGAGGAGCTCGACCCGCGCCACCGCGAGGTCGCCGCGCGTCTCGGGTACGCCGCCAGCTACGCCCTGCCGCTGACCGGTGAGGGTTCCGGCCGGGTCGGCGCGGCCGTCTGGCTGTACGACGAGCCCGCCGAGCCCACCGAACGCCAGCGCCATCTCGTCGGGCTCTACGCCCGGTACGCCGGCGAGCACCTCACCCGTCTCCTCGAACTGGAGCGGGCCCGCATCCGGACCGCCACCGTCGCCGAGGAACTGCTGCCCAGCCGGCTGCCCCGGGTCGCGGGCGTCCAGCTCGCCGCCCGCCACCGCACCGGGCCGCGCGGCGGAGGCGACTGGTACGACGCGCTGCCGCTGCCCGAGGGCGCGCTGGGTCTGGCCGTCGGGTCGGTCACCGGTTCGGGTCCCAGCGCGCTCGCCGCGATGGGCCGGCTGCGGGCTTCCCTGCGGGCGTACGCGGTCATGGAGGGCGAGGATCCCGTCGCCGTGCTCTCCGATCTGGAGCTGCTGCTGCGGCTGACCGAGCCCGCCCGCGCCGCCACCGCGCTCTTCGCGTACTGCGAGCCGGGACAGCGCAAGATCGTGCTGGCCGGCGCCGGGCACACTCCGCCGCTGGTCATCGGGGCGCGGCGGTGCGAATTCATCGAGACGTCGCTGTCGGCGCCGCTGGGGATGCTGGCGTGCTGGGAGGCGCCGAGCGTGGAGTTCTCGCCGGCGCCCGGAGAGACGGTTCTGCTCTGTACCGACGGGCTGCTGCACCGGACCGGGGAGCCCATGGACCGGGCGTACGCACGGCTGCACGCGGCTGCCGCGAGCGTGCCGCCGGGGCTGCTCGACGACCCCGGGGCGATCGCCGATCATGTGCTGCACACGGTGCTTCCGGACGGGCTCGACGCGGTGGACAGCGCCGAGGACGTGGTGATTCTGGCGGCCCGGTTCGTGTAG
- a CDS encoding bifunctional DNA primase/polymerase, with protein sequence MREILGRRRRLRLWRNGRPEQLGAALTCAVDWQWPVLPGVGCAASGDGDRKGACACPDPECAVPGAHPFDPGLLAATTDERMVRWWWTNRPGAPVILATGGRAPCAVSLPAEAGARALAALDLKGMRLGPVVATGERFSLLVAPYSLERLGELLHAKDRVPHSLRFHGEGGYLLLPPSTTGAGPVHWERAPLPGSSAPWLPDVEAVVDALVDSLVRV encoded by the coding sequence ATGCGCGAGATCCTCGGAAGGCGACGCAGGCTCCGGCTTTGGCGCAATGGTCGGCCTGAGCAGCTCGGCGCGGCCCTGACCTGCGCCGTCGACTGGCAGTGGCCCGTACTCCCCGGTGTGGGATGCGCGGCCTCGGGCGACGGCGACCGCAAGGGAGCCTGCGCCTGCCCCGACCCCGAGTGCGCCGTCCCCGGCGCACATCCCTTCGACCCCGGTCTCCTCGCGGCGACCACCGACGAGCGCATGGTGCGCTGGTGGTGGACCAACAGGCCGGGCGCACCCGTGATCCTGGCCACCGGCGGCCGCGCGCCGTGCGCGGTCAGCCTTCCGGCCGAGGCCGGCGCCCGTGCGCTGGCCGCGCTCGACCTGAAGGGGATGCGGCTCGGCCCGGTCGTGGCGACCGGCGAGCGCTTCTCGCTGCTGGTCGCCCCGTACTCGCTGGAGCGCCTCGGCGAACTCCTGCACGCCAAGGACCGGGTGCCGCACTCGCTCCGCTTCCACGGCGAGGGCGGCTATCTGCTGCTGCCGCCCTCCACGACGGGTGCGGGACCCGTCCACTGGGAGCGCGCACCCCTGCCCGGTTCGTCCGCCCCCTGGCTGCCGGATGTCGAGGCGGTCGTCGACGCACTGGTCGACTCACTCGTACGGGTGTGA
- a CDS encoding DUF5926 family protein, translating into MAKKRPQAKAPQKTTGEIPVVGAREPCPCNSGRRYKACHGRAAAHAVTELVQRPFEGLPGEGDWVALRELVPAATVELTLKDGLPEGVPSVTLATVLPMAWPALRREDGSVLLGLQNDTPSGDLSRDLADTLQRALTATPGSPVTAQKASADGPRLQDLLDPAGAFEPAVHTGFEFWVPDAENATPEVAASLERANEAAIPTVKIASADAAYWCETPDKNHLRWVMTVPEEQLLDALARLHAAGTSSLGVGTRLVGSFRAHGLTVPVWDLPSAMGAEECEKPAAEFAERLKEALAADAPLSADERRARGGLTNRQVTLS; encoded by the coding sequence ATGGCCAAGAAGCGTCCGCAGGCGAAGGCCCCGCAGAAGACCACGGGAGAGATCCCCGTCGTCGGAGCCAGGGAGCCCTGCCCCTGCAACTCGGGCCGCCGGTACAAGGCCTGCCACGGGCGGGCCGCAGCGCACGCCGTGACCGAGCTGGTCCAGCGCCCCTTCGAGGGGCTGCCCGGCGAGGGCGACTGGGTCGCGCTGCGCGAGCTGGTCCCCGCCGCGACCGTGGAGCTGACGCTCAAGGACGGGCTGCCCGAGGGCGTCCCCTCCGTCACGCTCGCGACCGTACTGCCGATGGCGTGGCCCGCGCTGCGCCGCGAGGACGGTTCCGTACTGCTCGGGCTGCAGAACGACACCCCGTCCGGCGACCTCAGCCGCGACCTCGCCGACACCCTGCAGCGCGCGCTGACCGCCACGCCCGGTTCGCCCGTCACCGCGCAGAAGGCGTCGGCCGACGGGCCGCGGCTGCAGGACCTGCTTGACCCGGCCGGGGCCTTCGAGCCCGCCGTGCACACCGGGTTCGAGTTCTGGGTGCCGGACGCCGAGAACGCGACCCCCGAGGTCGCCGCGTCGCTGGAGCGCGCCAACGAGGCCGCGATCCCGACCGTCAAGATCGCCTCCGCGGACGCCGCGTACTGGTGCGAGACGCCGGACAAGAACCACCTGCGCTGGGTCATGACCGTCCCCGAGGAGCAGCTTCTGGACGCGCTCGCCCGGCTGCACGCCGCGGGCACCTCCTCGCTCGGTGTCGGCACCCGGCTCGTCGGGTCCTTCCGGGCGCACGGGCTCACCGTTCCGGTCTGGGACCTGCCGAGCGCGATGGGCGCCGAGGAGTGCGAGAAGCCGGCGGCGGAGTTCGCCGAGCGGCTGAAGGAGGCACTCGCCGCGGACGCGCCGCTGTCGGCGGACGAGCGCCGGGCGCGCGGCGGGCTCACCAACCGCCAAGTGACGCTCAGCTGA